The following are from one region of the Eubacterium sp. MSJ-33 genome:
- a CDS encoding NAD(P)/FAD-dependent oxidoreductase — MTYNIIIIGAGPGGIFSAYELVQKNPALKIAVFEAGHALEKRHCPIDGEKIKSCIGCKSCSIMSGFGGAGAFSDGKYNITNDFGGTLYEYIGKKQSLELMEYVDEINMRYGGDGTKLYSTAGTRFKTVCIQNDLHLLDASVRHLGTDINYVVLSNLYAYLKDKVQFFFDTPVQSVVTEKAGGYTVICKDESYTCENCIISVGRSGSKWMEKICSELEIPTKSNRVDIGVRVELPAVVFAHLTDELYESKIVYRTEKYGDRVRTFCMNPKGAVVTENTNGIITVNGHSYEDPAKQTENTNFALLVAKHFSEPFKDSNGYGESIARLSNMLGGGVIVQRFGDLIRGRRSTQSRIEEAFITPTLNATPGDLSLVLPKRILDGVIEMIYALDKIAPGTANEDTLLYGVEVKFYNMEVDVNEKLETRHKGLYIIGDGSGITHSLSHASASGVYVARNIAENL, encoded by the coding sequence ATGACATACAACATAATTATTATTGGTGCCGGTCCGGGCGGTATTTTCTCCGCATATGAGCTGGTGCAGAAGAATCCGGCCTTGAAGATCGCCGTGTTCGAAGCTGGACACGCCCTCGAGAAGCGGCATTGCCCGATCGACGGAGAGAAGATAAAAAGCTGTATCGGCTGCAAAAGCTGCTCGATTATGAGTGGGTTCGGCGGTGCCGGAGCATTTTCCGATGGGAAATATAATATAACAAATGATTTCGGTGGGACACTGTATGAGTATATCGGCAAGAAACAGTCATTGGAACTGATGGAATATGTCGATGAGATCAACATGCGTTACGGCGGCGATGGAACGAAGCTTTACTCGACGGCAGGCACCCGGTTCAAGACAGTGTGCATCCAGAACGATCTGCATCTGCTTGACGCATCGGTACGTCATCTGGGAACGGACATCAATTATGTCGTGCTTAGCAACCTGTACGCCTATCTGAAGGACAAGGTCCAATTCTTCTTCGATACGCCGGTGCAGTCCGTTGTCACAGAAAAGGCAGGCGGCTATACCGTTATCTGTAAGGATGAATCGTATACCTGTGAAAACTGTATCATATCTGTTGGTCGAAGCGGCAGCAAATGGATGGAGAAGATTTGCAGCGAGCTGGAAATTCCGACAAAGTCAAACCGCGTTGATATCGGTGTGCGTGTAGAGCTTCCGGCGGTTGTATTTGCACATTTGACGGATGAGCTTTATGAAAGCAAGATTGTGTACCGAACAGAAAAATATGGCGACCGCGTGCGGACCTTCTGTATGAATCCAAAGGGGGCGGTTGTCACAGAAAATACAAACGGAATCATTACAGTCAATGGTCACAGCTATGAGGATCCTGCGAAGCAGACAGAAAATACAAACTTTGCATTGCTTGTGGCAAAGCATTTCTCCGAACCATTTAAGGATTCAAATGGTTATGGTGAGAGCATTGCCCGGCTTAGCAATATGCTGGGCGGCGGTGTCATTGTACAGCGTTTTGGAGATCTGATCCGGGGACGCCGTTCGACGCAGAGCCGGATTGAGGAGGCATTTATCACGCCGACGTTAAATGCAACGCCGGGAGACTTAAGTCTGGTGCTTCCGAAGCGTATTCTGGACGGTGTCATCGAGATGATCTATGCGCTGGACAAGATTGCACCGGGAACAGCAAACGAAGATACCCTGCTTTATGGAGTGGAAGTCAAATTCTACAACATGGAGGTTGATGTGAACGAGAAACTGGAGACACGACACAAGGGACTTTACATCATTGGAGATGGTAGCGGAATCACCCATTCTCTGTCCCATGCATCTGCAAGTGGTGTTTATGTGGCGCGGAATATCGCAGAGAACCTGTAA
- the feoB gene encoding ferrous iron transport protein B, which yields MTMDELQPGQSAYITAVGGEGALRHHLLDMGLTPGTEVTLQKIAPMGDPVQMKVRGYELTLRLSEAQKIDVDHVHEKEAEAPKQTVRYESIEHPGVGELGQADPTHIHDEKTAVPKGSKLTFALAGNQNCGKTTLFNQLTGANQHVGNFPGVTVDRKDGTIRNHPEATVTDLPGIYSLSPYSSEEIVTREFLIEGKPSGIINIVDASNLERNLCLTMQLMELGIPMVLALNMMDEVRANGGTIRVNELEQILGIPVVPISAAKNEGIDELVSHAMHVARYHEPPGRIDFCPDSKDDKDPVGSVHRCIHAVAHMIENDAKEADLPVRFAATKLIEKDTPIEEALQLAEDKKEAFEQIVSVMEKETGLDREAAIADMRFQFIGRLCEKTVVRPHESKEHRRSVKIDKLLTGKYTAIPCFIGIMAIVFAMTFSLFGAWLSDVMALGVDAVIGWIDKGLVAAQINPVVRSLVVDGICQGVGSVISFLPTIVILFFFLSILEDTGYMARVAFVMDKPLRKIGLSGRSFVPMLIGFGCSVPAIMATRTLSSERDRKMTILLTPFMSCSAKLPIYTLMISAFVQRQYRVFAMVGLYLIGIVCAVIYALILKVTKFKGEPVPFVMELPNYRLPSAKSVLHLIWEKAKGFIQKAFTIIFLASIIIWFLQTFDLRFNVAASADQSMLALIGSLIAPIFKPLGFGDWRVSTALITGFTAKESVVSTLTVLLGGDVTSVATLFTPFTAMVFLIFTLLYTPCVAAIATVKREMGGTKAAVITVIVQCLIAWVVAFLVHAVGLAFGIA from the coding sequence ATGACCATGGATGAATTACAACCGGGACAGAGTGCTTATATTACGGCGGTCGGCGGAGAAGGTGCCTTGCGGCATCATCTTCTGGATATGGGATTGACGCCGGGAACGGAAGTCACTCTGCAGAAGATTGCACCGATGGGTGACCCGGTACAGATGAAGGTGCGCGGATATGAGCTTACGCTGCGATTGAGTGAGGCACAGAAAATAGATGTGGATCATGTGCATGAAAAGGAAGCGGAAGCCCCAAAACAGACTGTGCGTTATGAGTCGATTGAACACCCGGGAGTTGGAGAGTTAGGACAGGCGGATCCTACCCATATACATGATGAAAAGACGGCAGTTCCGAAGGGCAGTAAGCTGACATTTGCGCTAGCCGGCAATCAGAACTGTGGCAAGACGACATTGTTTAACCAGCTGACAGGAGCCAATCAGCATGTCGGGAATTTTCCCGGTGTGACGGTTGACCGGAAGGATGGTACGATTCGGAATCACCCAGAGGCAACGGTGACAGATCTGCCGGGTATTTATTCGCTTTCCCCGTATTCGAGCGAAGAGATTGTGACGCGGGAATTTTTGATCGAGGGCAAACCAAGCGGCATTATTAATATTGTGGATGCGTCGAACTTAGAACGTAACCTGTGTCTGACAATGCAGCTTATGGAACTTGGAATCCCGATGGTGCTTGCACTGAACATGATGGATGAGGTGCGGGCGAACGGCGGTACGATCCGTGTAAATGAGCTTGAGCAGATACTTGGAATTCCGGTGGTGCCAATCTCAGCTGCGAAAAATGAAGGTATCGATGAACTGGTAAGCCATGCCATGCATGTGGCAAGATACCATGAACCGCCTGGAAGAATTGATTTCTGCCCGGACAGTAAGGATGACAAAGATCCGGTTGGATCGGTGCATCGCTGTATCCATGCAGTTGCGCATATGATTGAAAATGATGCGAAGGAAGCCGATCTCCCTGTGCGTTTTGCCGCAACAAAGCTGATTGAGAAGGATACACCGATTGAAGAGGCACTGCAGCTTGCAGAAGATAAGAAGGAAGCATTTGAGCAGATTGTGTCAGTCATGGAGAAGGAAACCGGACTTGACCGGGAAGCTGCAATCGCCGATATGCGGTTTCAGTTTATCGGGAGATTGTGTGAGAAGACGGTTGTGCGTCCGCATGAGAGTAAAGAACACCGGAGAAGCGTAAAGATAGATAAACTTCTGACAGGAAAATATACAGCGATTCCGTGCTTTATCGGGATTATGGCGATTGTTTTTGCCATGACCTTCAGTCTGTTTGGTGCGTGGTTGTCCGATGTGATGGCACTTGGCGTTGATGCGGTCATTGGATGGATCGACAAGGGACTTGTCGCTGCGCAGATTAATCCGGTGGTACGTTCTCTTGTGGTGGATGGTATCTGTCAGGGTGTCGGAAGTGTCATCAGTTTTCTTCCTACGATCGTGATCCTGTTTTTCTTCCTGTCGATTCTGGAAGATACCGGATATATGGCGCGGGTTGCATTTGTCATGGATAAACCGCTTCGTAAGATTGGATTATCGGGCAGAAGCTTCGTGCCGATGCTGATTGGATTTGGATGCTCCGTGCCTGCAATCATGGCGACACGGACACTCTCGAGTGAACGTGACCGGAAGATGACGATCCTGCTGACACCGTTTATGAGCTGTAGTGCGAAGCTGCCGATCTACACACTTATGATCAGTGCATTTGTGCAGCGGCAGTATCGCGTGTTTGCGATGGTTGGACTCTATCTGATCGGGATTGTGTGTGCAGTGATCTATGCACTGATTCTGAAGGTAACGAAATTTAAGGGTGAGCCGGTTCCTTTCGTCATGGAATTGCCGAACTACCGGCTGCCGTCTGCAAAAAGCGTGCTGCATTTAATCTGGGAGAAGGCAAAGGGATTTATCCAGAAAGCATTTACGATTATCTTCCTTGCTTCAATCATCATCTGGTTTTTACAGACCTTCGATCTGCGGTTCAATGTAGCTGCATCGGCAGACCAGAGTATGCTTGCCTTAATTGGAAGCCTGATTGCTCCAATCTTCAAGCCGCTTGGATTCGGGGACTGGAGAGTATCCACGGCGCTGATCACGGGATTTACTGCAAAAGAGAGCGTGGTATCGACGCTTACGGTTCTGCTCGGTGGTGATGTGACGAGCGTAGCAACGTTATTCACTCCATTTACGGCAATGGTATTCCTGATCTTTACGCTGCTTTATACACCATGTGTGGCTGCGATTGCTACAGTGAAGCGGGAAATGGGCGGCACGAAAGCAGCAGTGATCACGGTTATTGTGCAGTGTCTTATCGCATGGGTTGTTGCATTCTTAGTCCATGCAGTTGGACTGGCATTTGGCATTGCGTAA
- a CDS encoding carbon starvation CstA family protein yields MNGLVIVLIGIVVLFAGYLFYGRWLAKKWGLDPKAETPAVKYEDGEDYVPSSKFTVFSHQFSSIAGAGPVTGPILASVFGWVPVLLWLLIGGLFFGAVQDFGALYASVKNEGKSMGMIIEKYIGKAGRKLFMLFCWLFTLLVIAAFTDMVAGTFVGKGVADMAKETSYANASAASISMLFIVAAIVFGVIQKHVKNMNEGVRAVIAIALLVGMFALGMHLPWYATKTAWIYIVMAYLFLASVMPMWLLMQPRDYMTTFMLLGMIVGAVVGVVVAHPTMQLNAYNGFNVGGNYLFPTLFVTIACGAVSGFHSLVSSGTSSKTIRNEKDMPMVGYGAMVVESLLGIIALVVVGAVAVNGTKPDGTPFAIFSSGVAGFLEKLGLPVQLATVFMTMCVSALALTSLDSVARIGRMSFQELFLGDTTDTSKMPVWQKILTNKYFATVVTLFFGYLLTLGGYTNVWPLFGSANQLLAALVLIALAVFLKTTGRTGWTLYAPMFIMLAVTFTALVQKTIALVKNIAGGNATMLVDGLQFIVAILLMVLGVLVAFSCLKKLFTKKAKAEN; encoded by the coding sequence ATGAATGGTTTAGTAATTGTTTTAATCGGAATTGTAGTGTTGTTCGCGGGCTATCTTTTCTATGGCAGATGGCTTGCAAAGAAATGGGGACTTGATCCGAAGGCTGAAACTCCGGCAGTGAAGTACGAGGATGGAGAAGACTATGTTCCGTCATCCAAATTCACGGTATTTTCACATCAGTTTTCATCCATCGCAGGTGCAGGCCCTGTAACCGGACCAATCCTTGCATCTGTATTCGGCTGGGTGCCGGTATTGCTCTGGCTGTTGATCGGTGGATTGTTCTTCGGAGCCGTACAGGATTTCGGTGCTTTGTATGCATCTGTAAAGAACGAAGGAAAATCAATGGGTATGATCATCGAGAAGTACATTGGTAAGGCGGGAAGAAAGCTCTTCATGCTGTTTTGCTGGTTGTTCACATTGCTTGTTATCGCAGCATTTACGGATATGGTAGCCGGAACCTTTGTGGGTAAGGGTGTTGCAGATATGGCGAAGGAGACAAGCTATGCAAATGCATCCGCCGCTTCTATCTCTATGTTGTTTATCGTAGCAGCAATCGTATTTGGTGTAATCCAGAAGCATGTAAAGAATATGAACGAAGGCGTCAGAGCGGTCATTGCAATCGCACTTTTGGTAGGTATGTTTGCACTTGGTATGCATCTTCCTTGGTATGCTACAAAGACTGCCTGGATCTACATTGTTATGGCATATCTGTTTCTTGCATCGGTTATGCCAATGTGGTTACTGATGCAGCCGCGTGATTACATGACGACCTTCATGCTGCTTGGCATGATCGTCGGTGCAGTTGTCGGTGTTGTCGTAGCACATCCGACGATGCAGCTTAATGCGTATAACGGATTTAATGTCGGTGGAAATTATCTGTTCCCAACATTGTTTGTCACGATTGCCTGTGGAGCCGTTTCCGGATTCCACAGTCTGGTATCTTCCGGTACATCATCAAAGACAATCCGGAACGAGAAGGATATGCCGATGGTTGGTTATGGCGCTATGGTTGTAGAATCATTGCTTGGTATCATCGCATTGGTTGTTGTTGGTGCTGTTGCAGTCAATGGTACAAAACCGGATGGAACACCATTTGCAATCTTCTCCAGCGGTGTTGCAGGTTTCCTTGAGAAGCTTGGTCTGCCGGTTCAGCTCGCAACTGTATTTATGACAATGTGTGTATCTGCACTTGCACTGACATCGCTTGATTCGGTTGCACGTATCGGACGTATGTCTTTCCAGGAGCTGTTCCTCGGCGATACAACCGATACATCAAAGATGCCTGTGTGGCAGAAAATTTTGACTAACAAATATTTCGCAACTGTGGTAACATTATTCTTTGGATATTTACTGACACTTGGTGGATATACTAATGTATGGCCTTTGTTTGGTTCTGCAAACCAGCTGCTTGCAGCACTTGTATTGATCGCACTTGCGGTATTTTTAAAGACAACCGGAAGAACCGGATGGACACTGTATGCACCAATGTTCATCATGCTTGCTGTAACATTTACTGCATTAGTACAGAAGACAATCGCACTTGTAAAGAACATCGCCGGCGGGAATGCAACGATGCTTGTTGATGGACTGCAGTTTATCGTCGCAATCCTGTTGATGGTACTTGGTGTGCTGGTTGCATTTAGTTGTCTGAAGAAGCTGTTCACGAAGAAAGCAAAGGCTGAAAATTAG
- the bsh gene encoding choloylglycine hydrolase, with protein sequence MCTAATYKTKDFYFGRTLDYEFSYGDEVTVTPRNFCFRFRHMGEVKTHYAMIGMAYVADDYPLYYDAVNEKGLGMAGLNFVGNAKYQDVQAGRENVAQFEFIPWILSQCATVFEARKALEKMNLVGTPYSEKLPCASLHWIIADKDATIVVECVEDGLHVYDNPVGVLTNNPPFPVQMFMLNNYMHVSPSQPENHFAKELPLAAYSRGMGGLGLPGDLSSASRFAKVAFTKMHAISGESEAESVSQFFHILGSVEQQRGCCEVEPGKYEITIYTSCVNADKGIYYYTTYENHQIQAVDMHREDLDGDTLHRYPLINEEQIHVVN encoded by the coding sequence ATGTGTACAGCAGCGACGTATAAGACGAAGGATTTTTATTTTGGACGGACGCTTGATTATGAGTTTTCGTATGGTGATGAGGTGACGGTGACACCGCGGAATTTCTGTTTCCGGTTCCGGCACATGGGTGAAGTGAAGACGCACTACGCTATGATCGGTATGGCGTATGTGGCAGATGATTATCCGCTCTACTATGATGCCGTAAATGAGAAGGGACTTGGTATGGCAGGCTTGAATTTTGTTGGGAATGCGAAGTATCAGGACGTGCAGGCAGGCCGTGAGAATGTGGCACAGTTTGAGTTTATTCCATGGATCTTGAGTCAGTGTGCAACGGTGTTCGAGGCACGTAAGGCATTAGAGAAGATGAATCTCGTTGGAACGCCGTATAGTGAGAAGCTGCCATGTGCATCGCTGCATTGGATTATTGCAGATAAGGATGCCACGATCGTGGTAGAATGTGTGGAGGATGGCTTGCATGTCTATGACAATCCGGTCGGAGTGCTGACCAACAATCCGCCATTTCCGGTGCAGATGTTCATGCTGAACAATTATATGCATGTATCACCAAGCCAGCCGGAAAATCACTTTGCGAAGGAGCTTCCGCTTGCAGCGTATAGCCGTGGTATGGGTGGACTTGGACTTCCGGGCGACCTTTCATCGGCGTCACGGTTTGCGAAGGTCGCATTTACAAAGATGCATGCAATCTCCGGAGAGTCAGAAGCGGAGAGCGTGAGCCAGTTCTTCCATATCTTAGGTTCCGTAGAGCAGCAGCGAGGCTGTTGTGAGGTGGAGCCGGGAAAATATGAGATTACGATCTATACGTCCTGTGTCAATGCGGACAAGGGAATCTATTATTATACAACCTATGAGAATCATCAGATTCAGGCGGTGGATATGCACCGGGAAGATCTGGATGGAGATACACTTCACAGGTATCCGCTCATCAATGAGGAGCAGATTCATGTGGTGAATTAG
- a CDS encoding TetR/AcrR family transcriptional regulator, with the protein MEKETRELLLASAKQEFLEKGYQGASLRSICKNAGVTTGALYFFFQDKEDLFAAIVEPVLEKLKHMLQQHMRQELMELQQLPDAREDNMQDDMFASTQIIHLLYANYDMFTLILTKSQGSRFETCIDQFVEILEQGYRVFADEQAKQMGVDPPDAYTIHWVSHVQINAFTHLLLHERDEQKALQHMEHVLPYLVGGWYAMFQTK; encoded by the coding sequence GTGGAAAAGGAAACAAGGGAGTTGCTGTTGGCGAGTGCCAAGCAGGAATTCTTGGAAAAAGGATATCAGGGAGCTTCGCTTCGATCAATCTGTAAGAATGCAGGGGTGACGACCGGCGCGTTGTATTTCTTCTTTCAGGATAAGGAAGATTTGTTTGCGGCAATAGTGGAGCCGGTTTTGGAGAAGCTAAAACATATGCTGCAACAGCATATGCGTCAGGAACTCATGGAACTGCAACAGCTTCCGGATGCAAGGGAAGATAACATGCAGGATGATATGTTTGCAAGTACGCAGATTATCCATCTTCTATATGCGAACTATGATATGTTTACCTTGATTTTGACGAAGAGCCAGGGCTCGCGGTTTGAAACATGTATCGATCAGTTTGTTGAGATACTGGAACAGGGATATCGCGTATTTGCGGATGAACAGGCAAAGCAGATGGGGGTAGATCCGCCGGATGCCTATACGATCCATTGGGTCTCTCATGTACAGATTAATGCATTTACCCATTTGCTGCTGCATGAGAGAGATGAGCAGAAAGCGCTACAGCACATGGAACACGTCCTGCCGTATCTGGTTGGCGGCTGGTACGCAATGTTCCAAACCAAATAA
- a CDS encoding ABC transporter ATP-binding protein: MYVAVSDVKKSYGEGGSYMQVLKGVSVGIEKGKMCVIQGTSGSGKSTLLNCIGGLDVVDSGSIQVDGQEMVGLKMDALSDYRRDYLGFIFQFYNLVPNLTVRENIQVCEYLTNQPLDMDELLDVLGLTEHQNKFPSQLSGGQQQRCAIARALIKNPKLLLCDEPTGALDSRTSRDILILLEKINAQYGTTMIIVTHNNAIKDMVDQVIVLKDGQIKKNYYNETKVPAAELEDL, from the coding sequence ATGTATGTTGCGGTATCAGATGTAAAGAAAAGCTACGGAGAGGGTGGCAGCTATATGCAGGTGTTGAAGGGCGTGTCGGTAGGCATTGAAAAAGGAAAGATGTGTGTGATTCAGGGAACGAGTGGTTCCGGTAAATCGACACTTTTGAACTGTATCGGTGGACTGGATGTGGTAGATTCCGGTTCGATTCAGGTCGACGGACAGGAGATGGTAGGCCTTAAGATGGATGCGCTCTCCGATTATCGTAGAGATTATCTCGGATTCATCTTCCAGTTTTACAATCTGGTTCCGAACCTTACGGTGCGCGAGAACATTCAGGTGTGTGAGTATCTGACCAATCAGCCACTGGATATGGATGAACTTCTGGATGTGCTTGGACTCACCGAGCATCAGAACAAATTTCCATCCCAGTTGTCCGGCGGGCAACAGCAGCGTTGTGCAATAGCCCGTGCACTCATCAAGAATCCGAAGCTTCTGCTCTGCGATGAGCCAACCGGAGCGCTGGATTCGAGAACTTCCCGGGATATCCTCATTTTGTTAGAGAAGATCAATGCGCAGTATGGAACAACGATGATCATCGTCACACACAACAACGCAATCAAGGATATGGTTGATCAGGTGATCGTTCTGAAGGACGGGCAGATTAAGAAGAATTACTACAACGAGACGAAGGTGCCGGCAGCAGAATTGGAGGATTTGTAA
- a CDS encoding FtsX-like permease family protein — translation MQKVLRKRIFRDFKENLPRYLALAFLLILSMYMVVSIVGAAETVMRGTTTEAKKQNVEDGQFSLFVPMKESEWDALTDKGITLEKMFFLDYDVDGDKTLRVFKNRTKIDTIAIHAGKLAQADDELVLERQYAEKNDIHVGDTIVLGDRTYKVSGIGTVPDYDSPLKSLGDTVCDSLNFGLAFVTDEAYTILQKEGKSEKSEEYYYAYKLNDAMTDDELKAELKQLSFSSDDVDDAYFQEYWDRTLGREEEFRDGINELADGAKELADGLSELTDNNHDLKKASDQIFAAYLEQANSKLSAYGVEILTADNFEEVLDKQIRSTNNAMLQLGLVNAKSELQKLKAFSDGIYEYTDGTADAADGAADVQDGVQELKDETENMLDEIFNADANNLLSFVTAEDNVRIHAASDDVEMNNTIGMIAGVLLLVLIAYVLSVFVVHSIDQESAVIGALYALGVKRKDLMRHYILLPTLISLIGGASGTALAYTKIGVRYQMQDTYYYYSLPDIAVQIRPYTIVYGVAIPPIICLVVTSLVIRKRLSRPVLTLLKNEQKAAKGKDVKLGNMKFMKLFRIRQILRERRTALTVVFGMFVSILLLVMSMEIYVYCRAVQDDYVADTKFEYMYTYKYPGEEVPDGGYEAYAKTLKKEIYGYNFDVTVLGIKENNPFFDVTLSDSADKVTISSSISYKYGLKKGDVITLKDEENGKIYAFEIEAVTQYAPSFMVFLPYDKALDLFGEQDDYYNVVFADHDLGVESGRLYSTMTRDDVKKAAGIFSDQMRSMIITIGAVSALIFAIVLYLMMKVMIDRSSFSIALIKIFGYRNKEVKKMYLDGNFYIVLIGALVSVPLAKVLLDAVYEPQFVPNIACGVDKSFPAWLYLAMFVGVLVLYFIINHLLVRKIKQMLPAEVLKNRE, via the coding sequence ATGCAGAAAGTATTACGCAAACGAATTTTCAGAGATTTCAAAGAGAATTTGCCGCGCTATCTGGCACTCGCATTTTTGCTGATTCTCAGCATGTATATGGTTGTGAGTATTGTTGGAGCAGCAGAGACAGTTATGCGTGGCACAACAACCGAGGCGAAGAAGCAAAACGTCGAAGATGGTCAGTTTTCCCTCTTTGTTCCGATGAAGGAGAGTGAGTGGGACGCATTGACGGATAAGGGAATTACATTGGAGAAAATGTTTTTCTTAGATTATGATGTCGATGGGGATAAGACACTTCGTGTGTTCAAGAATCGTACCAAAATCGACACGATTGCGATTCATGCGGGCAAGCTCGCACAGGCAGACGATGAGCTTGTGCTTGAGCGGCAATATGCGGAGAAAAACGATATACACGTAGGAGATACAATTGTTCTTGGTGACCGTACATATAAAGTAAGCGGTATCGGCACGGTGCCGGATTACGACAGTCCATTGAAATCACTCGGCGACACAGTCTGTGACAGTCTGAACTTCGGTCTGGCATTTGTGACAGATGAGGCGTACACGATACTTCAGAAGGAAGGCAAGAGTGAGAAGTCCGAGGAATATTATTATGCATACAAGTTAAATGATGCGATGACCGATGACGAATTAAAGGCAGAGTTAAAGCAGCTGTCCTTCTCCTCCGACGATGTGGATGATGCGTATTTTCAGGAGTATTGGGACCGGACGCTCGGCAGGGAAGAGGAATTTCGTGATGGAATTAACGAGCTTGCCGATGGGGCAAAGGAGCTTGCGGATGGATTGTCAGAGCTGACAGACAATAATCACGATCTCAAAAAGGCATCCGACCAGATATTTGCAGCCTATCTCGAACAGGCAAACAGTAAGCTCTCTGCCTACGGAGTTGAGATTTTGACCGCAGATAATTTCGAGGAAGTATTAGATAAGCAGATTCGGTCCACAAACAATGCAATGCTGCAGCTTGGGCTTGTGAATGCGAAGAGCGAATTGCAGAAGCTGAAAGCATTTTCGGATGGTATCTATGAATATACAGATGGTACTGCGGACGCAGCTGACGGTGCAGCTGATGTACAAGATGGCGTGCAGGAATTAAAGGATGAGACAGAGAATATGCTCGATGAGATATTCAATGCTGATGCGAATAATCTGCTGTCCTTCGTAACTGCAGAGGACAATGTGCGTATCCATGCAGCCAGTGATGATGTGGAGATGAACAATACAATCGGTATGATTGCTGGCGTTTTGCTCCTGGTGCTGATTGCTTATGTGCTTTCTGTATTCGTGGTACATTCCATCGATCAGGAGAGCGCTGTGATCGGAGCCCTCTATGCACTCGGTGTAAAGCGAAAGGATCTGATGAGGCATTACATCCTGCTTCCGACCTTGATTTCCCTGATCGGAGGTGCAAGTGGAACAGCACTCGCTTACACAAAGATTGGCGTGCGGTACCAGATGCAGGATACATATTATTATTATTCCCTGCCGGATATAGCAGTACAGATACGGCCATATACAATCGTATATGGTGTTGCAATTCCGCCAATCATATGTCTGGTCGTGACAAGTCTTGTTATCCGCAAGCGCCTGTCCCGTCCAGTATTGACATTGCTTAAAAATGAGCAGAAGGCTGCAAAGGGCAAGGATGTGAAGCTTGGCAACATGAAGTTTATGAAACTGTTCCGTATCCGCCAGATCCTGCGTGAGAGACGGACTGCACTTACCGTTGTATTCGGTATGTTTGTCAGTATCCTGCTGCTCGTTATGTCAATGGAAATCTATGTATACTGTCGTGCTGTACAGGATGATTATGTCGCAGATACAAAATTTGAATATATGTATACCTATAAATATCCGGGCGAGGAAGTGCCGGATGGTGGCTATGAAGCTTATGCCAAGACGTTGAAGAAGGAAATCTATGGATATAACTTCGATGTAACGGTGCTTGGCATCAAGGAGAACAATCCGTTCTTTGATGTGACACTTTCCGATTCCGCAGATAAGGTAACAATCAGCTCATCCATTTCTTACAAATATGGATTGAAAAAAGGGGATGTGATCACCCTGAAGGATGAGGAAAATGGAAAAATCTACGCATTTGAGATCGAGGCAGTGACACAGTATGCGCCAAGCTTTATGGTGTTCCTTCCATATGACAAGGCACTTGACTTGTTCGGTGAGCAGGATGATTATTATAATGTCGTATTTGCCGATCATGATCTGGGTGTGGAAAGTGGACGTCTGTATTCGACGATGACACGTGACGATGTGAAGAAAGCAGCCGGAATCTTCTCTGACCAGATGCGTTCGATGATTATTACGATCGGCGCGGTATCTGCCCTGATCTTTGCGATTGTCCTGTATCTGATGATGAAGGTTATGATCGATCGTTCTTCATTCAGCATTGCGTTGATCAAGATCTTCGGTTACCGGAATAAGGAAGTCAAGAAGATGTATTTAGATGGAAACTTCTATATCGTTTTGATCGGTGCACTTGTTTCGGTTCCGCTTGCGAAGGTACTGCTTGATGCGGTGTATGAGCCGCAGTTCGTACCGAATATCGCGTGTGGTGTCGACAAGTCCTTTCCGGCATGGCTGTATCTGGCGATGTTCGTAGGTGTGCTTGTATTGTATTTCATTATCAATCATTTACTTGTGCGGAAAATCAAGCAGATGTTACCGGCTGAAGTGCTGAAGAATCGCGAGTAA